Part of the Saccharomyces paradoxus chromosome XI, complete sequence genome, GCGAAATCAATGCAAGAAGTTTTACCGCCGTAGAACTGGCCCGACACCTCAAAGCTATTACGATCCAAACAAAAGAACGACTAGAGTCTGCTCAGATTGAAATGGAAACTAATAACAACCAAAGACGTAAAACTTTGTTACTGAACATAGGAGATCACGTACTAGTGCATAGAGATGCATACTTCAAGAAAGGAACATATATGAAGGTACAACCTATATACGTTGGACCATTTCGAGTtgtcaagaaaataaatgataACGCTTACGAACTCGACCTGGATTCACACAAGAGAAAACATAGAGTTATTAACGTACAATACCTAAAGAAATTTGTATACCGACCCGACGCATATCCAAAGAATAAACCAATCAGTTCCGTTGAAAGAGTCAACAGAGCCAATGAAGTCATTGCAGTTATAGGGATAGATACCACACACAAAACATACTTATGTCGTATGCAGGATGTGGACCCGACAATCTCAGTAGAATATTCAGAAGCTGAATTCTACCAAATCCCAGAGGAAATACGAAAGTCAATATTAGCCAATTTTAGACAACTGTACGAAACTCAAGACAACTCCGAGAGAGAGGAAGATGTTGTATCTCAAGATGAGatacctcagcattactagatttaccaacctagacataaaacatgtatgaaacacgtacgaaacaatagacaagattgagtatactaggcaacctacttgcctaagatgaaccaaactaaccaaacgtataaatacctgaacaattagtttagatccgagattccgcgcttccaccctttagttagattcagatcttatatagattatataggataagtaacattctgtgaatcacgataataataagtctgacaacaagttactctcctaaacgactttaggattgtcaagacatcCGGTATTACTCGAGCCCGTAATACAACAAAACAACACAAATAGACTCCATGGCCAAGTTGGTTAAGGCGTGCGACTGTTAATCGCAAGATCGTGAGTTCAACCCTCACTGGGGtcgtttattttttgattcttgACACCGAAGAAAAAGCCAATCCTAATTTTATGCCAATGGTCTCAAATTAGTCTCACAATAAAACAATTAGTCGGTTCGATGCTTACATAGTATATTCTTTAAACAAATAATTTGATTTAGTAGattaatattttccttGCTGTTGCCATTGGGGCTTTAGTATATAAAGCGGATGAAAAGCCCTACTACGCTGAAAAGCAGTGCACTGTATGAAGCCCATTTACATGATGATGCAACATGAATTGGATTTTTTAGCTTGCTTATAGAACATTTTGGAACTCGCCGTCAAAGATTCTGATTTGTCTACCAGATTGTCCAGCTTTTCACCTCTTTGTAAAACATTTTCAATGGTCTTGTGCAAAacaatttttgtttcatcCAGTTCTTGTTGAACTTTCATGATAGCATCTGCTTGTGAAGGATCTTGATATTTGCTAATATATGTGTCCaattgtttcatttttaacGCATCATTGGTCTCAGTCACGTCTGCCCACTCTTCCTTAGGATGTGCAACCAAATATTCATCCAATATCTTATTTAATAGTGTGTATGCTGGTCTGACAGGGTATTCTTTGTCAGTGATCAAAACACCACATATGCCCTCACTCCTGGCATAGACGTGGCCGATATAGTTACCTTCTTCTATACTTTGTCTTTGTCCAGCACCAGTTCTAGAAGCGACTGTCTCGGCAAAAAAAGTCATAAATTGGCCAACACTAGACCTTTCAAAGAAACCAAATTGTGACAAGTCTTTAACTTCACTCAACTCTAGAGCTTTTTCTCCGCCAGAGCGAAATACACCAATGTAGTAGATTCTCATTGCCAAAATAACTTATCTAATGGTACCTAAAGCCTCAGGAATGCCCTAGCCTAGCCTAATGCAGTCAAACTGTTCCACAGAGTCCAGCATGTTGTTCATGTTGATATCTATTGTGCTTGTTCTTAATTTCATACCAAGCCAATCGTTCTGTACGGCACGCCACCcaataagaagaaaagggaaaaggAGCCGATTATGGGTTTAAAACGTATAATGTTAAAAACATTGGAACGTCAATTGCTACCTGGAAGCGGACCCGAACCAAAGAGTGTTTATTATTAGTAACATGCTTCGCAACTTAGTCGTCAGGAATGCGTGCAGAAACAGACCGTCAATTCAAGTGGCAAGGGGGCTATGCCGACACCAAACAAGACGTCTCATGGCTTCGTCCCCCCAGTTTGGCAGGAATTccaatcaagaaaagacaGCGGGCTTCATAATGGGGATTCTTTCTATGGCTGGTGCCTTATATTTCATTGCTCCTAACAGGAAGCCTCTTTTCGCCTCAAGAAAGGTAGAATCCGATAAGACCGCGGAAGAAGAGCTTTCGAGTGGTGGTGAGCAATCAccagaaaatggaaatgacAATGACAGTAATAacgatgaaattgaagctGGGGCTCAATTAGGCGGTGATAAGATTGGTGCTTCAAAAGTAGCCGAAGATGGTGAATTGGTTGTTCTAGCAGAGGAAGATGACAAATCTTCCGGAGATAAGGAAACTGATGAATCGCAGGTTAACGTGCCATCGGAAGATGGTGAGCAATCCAATGAAGGGAATGACGCTtccgaagaagaaaaggacaAAAATGCAAGTGCTGAGAGTTCGGAAGAAAACACTAATGACAGAGCACTGAACAACGGTACTGAAtcttctgaagaaaatgatttcAAACATCcagatgataaaaaattgcaaCAGAAACAATCCGATGACAGAGCAACTACTCAAGAGGATAATGGAGAAGACAAATCTGCTGAACAAAATCCAAGTGATTCGGAGAAATTGACTAAGCAAACTGAATCTAGTGATgaagacaaagaagaactaagaaaacaagaagaaaaacaaatgGGTCCTACAGAAGAGGAGGTTCAACACGAGGGTGCTTATAACCCAGATACTGGTGAGATTAATTGGGACTGCCCCTGTTTGGGAGGTATGGCTCATGGTCCTTGCGGtgaagaattcaaatctGCATTTTCGTGCTTTGTCTATTCCGAAGCTGAACCAAAAGGCATTGACTGTGTTGAAAAGTTTCAACATATGCAAGACTGTTTCAGAAAACACCCCGAGCATTATGCAGAACAACTAAAGGAAACATCTGACGATGAGGAATCTCAAGATAAAGCAAAGACCAACACAATAGAATCAGCACCAAATGTGTCAAGCGCAAAGGAAAATGCTGCAAAAAAAGCAGAGCAATCAGatgtgaaaaaagaacCATTGAATGAGGAATCCAAATCTTAAGAATCATTaaggtaaaaaaagtataaaagTATAAGAGATGATACATGTAAATACGGTAATATTATCTTAGTTTAATGACTACATATGGTATAATTTGGTAAAATATACATGAACTAACACATAGGTGGGGTGTACGAGGTCTCCTCTCCGTATCAGGTCCAGCTATACATCAAATTgtatctttttatttacaagGCAAATTTGTTGTATATTTTAAGTTACTTGTAGTTCTTTTCCAGATAAATAAATTTCTCCCAAATTTGAGACATCGTGAGTTTTTCGAAACTCTTCCTATTATCACGTTCTCGAATGTTGTATTTCTGCAGCTCTACT contains:
- the YKT6 gene encoding palmitoyltransferase YKT6 (Vesicle membrane protein (v-SNARE) with acyltransferase activity~similar to YKL196C) codes for the protein MRIYYIGVFRSGGEKALELSEVKDLSQFGFFERSSVGQFMTFFAETVASRTGAGQRQSIEEGNYIGHVYARSEGICGVLITDKEYPVRPAYTLLNKILDEYLVAHPKEEWADVTETNDALKMKQLDTYISKYQDPSQADAIMKVQQELDETKIVLHKTIENVLQRGEKLDNLVDKSESLTASSKMFYKQAKKSNSCCIIM
- the MIA40 gene encoding Mia40p (Mitochondrial oxidoreductase~similar to YKL195W), coding for MLRNLVVRNACRNRPSIQVARGLCRHQTRRLMASSPQFGRNSNQEKTAGFIMGILSMAGALYFIAPNRKPLFASRKVESDKTAEEELSSGGEQSPENGNDNDSNNDEIEAGAQLGGDKIGASKVAEDGELVVLAEEDDKSSGDKETDESQVNVPSEDGEQSNEGNDASEEEKDKNASAESSEENTNDRALNNGTESSEENDFKHPDDKKLQQKQSDDRATTQEDNGEDKSAEQNPSDSEKLTKQTESSDEDKEELRKQEEKQMGPTEEEVQHEGAYNPDTGEINWDCPCLGGMAHGPCGEEFKSAFSCFVYSEAEPKGIDCVEKFQHMQDCFRKHPEHYAEQLKETSDDEESQDKAKTNTIESAPNVSSAKENAAKKAEQSDVKKEPLNEESKS